A single region of the Pontibacter kalidii genome encodes:
- the parS gene encoding type II RES/Xre toxin-antitoxin system antitoxin yields MGQALSIDSRLSYSLIDDKDVFMLISTVREGIKYALFQNIADKIPFSVSEWSNFLHLSERTFQRYKKEKRTFDPLHSEKILEITLVYNKGTEVFGDKANFDAWLEAKNVALGGLKPKELLDSTFGIGLLRDELTRIEHGVLA; encoded by the coding sequence ATGGGACAAGCCTTAAGTATAGATAGCAGACTGAGCTACAGCCTGATAGACGATAAAGACGTATTCATGCTCATCAGCACGGTGCGTGAGGGCATAAAATATGCCCTGTTCCAGAACATCGCCGATAAGATTCCCTTTAGCGTGAGCGAGTGGTCTAATTTCCTGCACCTGTCGGAGCGCACGTTTCAGCGCTACAAGAAAGAAAAGCGCACCTTCGATCCGCTGCACTCCGAGAAGATTCTGGAGATAACGCTGGTGTACAACAAGGGCACGGAGGTGTTCGGCGACAAGGCTAACTTTGATGCCTGGCTGGAGGCCAAGAACGTGGCGCTCGGTGGCCTGAAGCCCAAGGAACTGCTCGACAGCACCTTCGGTATTGGTTTGCTGCGCGATGAATTGACGCGCATAGAACACGGCGTGCTGGCATGA
- a CDS encoding tetratricopeptide repeat protein, whose product MKRFFLAAVALICATTLSLAQEQAVELSPKVLPMFGEKQKTEAEQKQDEKFLTSCDKNFTDRREASKFFMERGWEYLNEGQVDTAMYRFNLAWLLNPDNKDTYWAFGLVTSARGNQSHAISMYEKALALDAKNSLLLSDAAAAYLAVYNEKKKKKNLKKAAAYLATATAADPNNAYALYNLSKVKYQERKYNEAWSYLHKSRTLDMSQIDYTYILELTEKMPDPQGFFNATAPGSAAN is encoded by the coding sequence ATGAAAAGATTTTTTCTAGCCGCCGTGGCACTTATTTGCGCCACCACCCTCAGCCTTGCCCAGGAGCAGGCTGTCGAGCTTAGCCCGAAAGTGCTGCCGATGTTCGGCGAAAAGCAGAAAACAGAAGCCGAGCAAAAGCAGGATGAGAAGTTCCTGACCAGCTGCGACAAGAACTTTACCGACCGCCGCGAGGCCAGCAAATTCTTTATGGAGCGCGGCTGGGAGTACCTAAACGAGGGGCAGGTAGACACGGCTATGTACCGCTTTAACCTGGCCTGGCTCCTGAACCCGGATAACAAGGACACCTACTGGGCCTTTGGCCTGGTAACCTCCGCCCGCGGCAACCAATCGCATGCCATCAGCATGTATGAGAAAGCGCTGGCGCTGGATGCCAAGAACTCGCTCCTGCTATCGGATGCGGCCGCAGCTTACCTGGCCGTTTACAATGAGAAAAAGAAGAAGAAAAACCTGAAGAAGGCCGCCGCCTATCTGGCTACTGCCACTGCCGCAGATCCCAACAACGCTTATGCGCTCTATAACCTCTCGAAGGTGAAGTACCAGGAGAGAAAGTATAACGAAGCCTGGAGTTACCTGCACAAGAGCCGCACCCTGGACATGTCGCAGATTGATTATACCTACATTCTGGAACTGACAGAGAAGATGCCCGACCCGCAGGGCTTCTTCAACGCAACTGCCCCTGGCAGCGCAGCGAACTAA
- a CDS encoding tetratricopeptide repeat protein codes for MRQWIAAAGLIMMGLSGCNMQNALTENQQPQQRPRLTMQEVIPPMAPATPEAVEQQNRFLKENTNRFKSRQMAGKYYVLQAKRTFNEEKLDSAIVFFNRAWLMDRNNNEVYWGYGLVYGQQQEYDKALYILYRALDKDKENPRLLTDIATTHLARFYQQSSPDDLQQSKKLLERAVQLHPDDAADTFYKLAVNSYYLYEFAQAWDYLHQSIRQDKSKEDRQLISALLQHERDPEGIYTAQRKR; via the coding sequence ATGCGACAATGGATAGCAGCGGCAGGACTGATTATGATGGGGTTGAGTGGTTGTAACATGCAAAATGCCCTTACTGAAAACCAGCAGCCCCAGCAGCGGCCAAGGCTTACGATGCAGGAGGTAATTCCGCCCATGGCACCCGCCACGCCGGAGGCTGTGGAGCAGCAAAACAGGTTCCTGAAGGAGAATACTAATCGGTTTAAGAGCCGCCAGATGGCCGGCAAGTACTATGTGCTGCAGGCAAAGCGCACGTTTAACGAGGAGAAGCTTGACTCGGCGATCGTCTTCTTTAACCGCGCCTGGCTGATGGACCGCAACAACAACGAGGTTTACTGGGGGTACGGGTTGGTGTATGGGCAGCAGCAGGAGTACGACAAGGCCCTCTACATACTTTACCGCGCCCTGGACAAGGACAAGGAAAACCCGCGCCTGCTCACCGACATCGCCACGACTCACCTGGCACGCTTTTACCAACAAAGCTCGCCGGATGACCTGCAGCAAAGCAAAAAGCTACTGGAGCGCGCCGTGCAGCTGCACCCCGATGATGCCGCCGACACGTTCTACAAACTGGCTGTGAACAGCTACTACCTCTATGAGTTCGCCCAGGCCTGGGACTACCTGCACCAGAGCATCCGCCAGGATAAGAGTAAAGAGGACAGGCAATTGATTTCGGCCTTGCTGCAGCATGAGCGCGACCCGGAGGGAATTTATACGGCGCAGCGGAAGCGGTAA
- a CDS encoding RES family NAD+ phosphorylase, producing the protein MIVYRLSRGLYRKDLSGRGAEIAGGRWNSKGTAILYTSESIALCTVEIAVHMPLGIVPKDYHLVRIELPDSASIKELSEADLPEDWKSFPHANSTQEIGDAFVQELEHLVLKVPSATVQGNYNFLVNPRHPDFNQVKVLDTQLFEFDKRLFVKE; encoded by the coding sequence ATGATCGTGTACCGCCTCAGCAGGGGTTTGTACCGCAAAGACCTTTCAGGGCGCGGGGCGGAGATTGCCGGCGGCCGCTGGAACAGCAAAGGCACCGCCATACTTTACACCAGCGAGTCTATTGCGCTGTGTACGGTGGAGATTGCCGTGCACATGCCACTTGGCATCGTGCCTAAAGATTATCACCTCGTCCGCATCGAGCTACCGGATTCCGCAAGTATAAAGGAGCTTTCGGAGGCAGACTTGCCCGAAGATTGGAAATCCTTTCCGCATGCCAACAGCACCCAGGAGATCGGCGACGCCTTTGTGCAGGAACTGGAACATCTGGTCTTGAAAGTGCCCTCCGCCACGGTGCAGGGTAATTATAACTTCCTCGTCAATCCGCGCCACCCGGACTTTAACCAGGTAAAGGTGCTGGATACCCAACTTTTCGAATTCGACAAGCGATTGTTTGTAAAGGAGTAG
- a CDS encoding alkaline phosphatase family protein — MKRLKIFILALLLAAPAWAQVDTAQQVEPNRRNSVAQMQKPYVIMISADGFRYDYADKYDAANLKNFRELGVQAESMLPSFPSKTFPNHYTLVTGMYPATHGLINNYFYDPQRKEHYSMRDRKQVEDGSWYGGVPLWVLAERNQLLSASFYWVGSEAPVQNTRPTYWYKYNEDIPFEARVQTVVDWLRLPEAERPHLITFYLPEVDHAAHRYGPDAPETEQSVKELDARLKQLTEAVAVTGLPVNYIFVSDHGMIQIDQENTLPLPAAVDTAKFLVSGGGMVVELHAKNKKDIKPTYRKLKKEAGGAYKVYTKSNIPKHLHYGKKADKYNRVGDILLLTDAPKVFHFSSRKPAPGAHGYDPTAVKEMHATFYAWGPGFKEGVKTAAFSNVQVYAIVARLLGLEYSHNIDGDGTVAKEVLK, encoded by the coding sequence ATGAAACGCTTGAAGATTTTTATACTTGCCCTGCTGTTAGCAGCCCCAGCTTGGGCGCAGGTAGACACTGCCCAACAGGTAGAGCCGAACCGCCGGAACAGCGTAGCGCAAATGCAGAAGCCCTACGTGATCATGATCTCCGCCGACGGCTTCCGTTATGATTACGCCGATAAGTATGACGCGGCGAACCTGAAAAATTTCAGGGAGCTAGGGGTGCAGGCCGAGTCGATGCTGCCCTCATTCCCAAGCAAGACGTTCCCCAACCATTACACCTTGGTTACAGGCATGTACCCGGCCACGCACGGCCTCATCAACAACTACTTTTACGACCCGCAGCGAAAGGAGCATTACTCTATGCGCGACAGGAAGCAGGTGGAGGATGGCAGCTGGTACGGCGGTGTGCCACTATGGGTGCTGGCAGAACGGAACCAGCTGCTGTCGGCCAGCTTTTACTGGGTAGGCTCCGAGGCGCCGGTGCAGAACACGCGCCCCACCTACTGGTACAAGTATAATGAGGATATTCCGTTCGAAGCCCGGGTGCAGACCGTGGTGGACTGGCTAAGGCTGCCGGAGGCGGAGCGCCCGCACCTGATCACGTTTTACCTGCCGGAGGTAGACCACGCCGCTCATCGGTACGGGCCGGATGCACCGGAGACGGAGCAGTCGGTAAAGGAGCTGGATGCACGCCTGAAGCAGCTGACAGAGGCAGTGGCTGTCACGGGCCTGCCGGTAAACTATATCTTTGTTTCCGACCATGGCATGATTCAGATAGACCAGGAGAATACCTTGCCGCTTCCGGCCGCAGTCGACACGGCAAAGTTCTTGGTGTCAGGCGGAGGTATGGTGGTGGAATTGCACGCCAAAAATAAAAAGGACATCAAGCCAACGTATAGAAAACTGAAGAAGGAAGCTGGTGGAGCTTATAAAGTTTATACCAAAAGCAATATTCCGAAGCACCTGCACTATGGTAAGAAGGCGGACAAGTATAACCGCGTGGGCGATATCCTGCTGCTGACCGATGCTCCAAAAGTATTCCATTTCTCCAGCCGCAAACCTGCACCGGGCGCACACGGCTACGATCCTACTGCCGTAAAAGAGATGCACGCCACATTTTATGCTTGGGGGCCGGGATTTAAAGAGGGTGTAAAAACAGCTGCGTTCAGCAA